Proteins co-encoded in one Malus sylvestris chromosome 7, drMalSylv7.2, whole genome shotgun sequence genomic window:
- the LOC126629125 gene encoding rac-like GTP-binding protein RAC2 isoform X4 translates to MANANANARTTAAGAAAPAASTSKFIKCVTVGDGAVGKTCLLISYTSNTFPTDYVPTVFDNFSANVLLDGQTVNLGQEDYNRLRPLSYRGADVFLLAFSLISRPSYENISKKWIPELRHYAPSVPIILVGTKLDLREDKQFLMDYPGAGTISTQQGEDLKKRIGAVSYIECSSKKQHNVKTVFDAAIKLALYPPKSEKQKRKLSICSVL, encoded by the exons ATGGCTAATGCTAATGCTAATGCTAGAACAACAGCAGCAGGTGCAGCAGCTCCAGCAGCATCAACATCAAAGTTCATCAAATGTGTGACAGTTGGAGATGGTGCTGTTGGAAAGACATGCCTTCTCATCTCCTACACTAGCAACACTTTCCCTACT GATTATGTTCCAACTGTTTTTGACAACTTCAGTGCCAACGTTTTGCTTGATGGGCAGACTGTAAATTTGG GTCAAGAAGATTACAACAGATTGAGGCCTCTTAGTTACAGAGGAGCTGATGTGTTCCTTCTTGCCTTTTCCCTCATAAGTAGGCCTAGCTATGAGAACATATCAAAGAAA TGGATCCCTGAGCTAAGACATTATGCCCCATCAGTGCCTATCATTCTTGTAGGGACGAAATTAG ATCTGAGGGAAGACAAACAATTCCTAATGGATTACCCCGGGGCAGGTACCATCTCTACACAACAG GGTGAAGATTTGAAGAAGCGGATAGGTGCTGTATCGTATATAGAGTGCAGCTCAAAGAAACAGCAT AATGTGAAGACTGTTTTTGACGCAGCTATCAAGTTGGCTCTCTATCCTCCAAAGTCCGAGAAGCAAAAGAGGAAATTGAGCATCTGCAGCGTTCtttaa
- the LOC126629125 gene encoding rac-like GTP-binding protein RAC2 isoform X2: protein MANANANARTTAAGAAAPAASTSKFIKCVTVGDGAVGKTCLLISYTSNTFPTDYVPTVFDNFSANVLLDGQTVNLGLWDTAGQEDYNRLRPLSYRGADVFLLAFSLISRPSYENISKKWIPELRHYAPSVPIILVGTKLDLREDKQFLMDYPGAGTISTQQGEDLKKRIGAVSYIECSSKKQHNVKTVFDAAIKLALYPPKSEKQKRKLSICSVL, encoded by the exons ATGGCTAATGCTAATGCTAATGCTAGAACAACAGCAGCAGGTGCAGCAGCTCCAGCAGCATCAACATCAAAGTTCATCAAATGTGTGACAGTTGGAGATGGTGCTGTTGGAAAGACATGCCTTCTCATCTCCTACACTAGCAACACTTTCCCTACT GATTATGTTCCAACTGTTTTTGACAACTTCAGTGCCAACGTTTTGCTTGATGGGCAGACTGTAAATTTGGGTCTCTGGGATACTGCtg GTCAAGAAGATTACAACAGATTGAGGCCTCTTAGTTACAGAGGAGCTGATGTGTTCCTTCTTGCCTTTTCCCTCATAAGTAGGCCTAGCTATGAGAACATATCAAAGAAA TGGATCCCTGAGCTAAGACATTATGCCCCATCAGTGCCTATCATTCTTGTAGGGACGAAATTAG ATCTGAGGGAAGACAAACAATTCCTAATGGATTACCCCGGGGCAGGTACCATCTCTACACAACAG GGTGAAGATTTGAAGAAGCGGATAGGTGCTGTATCGTATATAGAGTGCAGCTCAAAGAAACAGCAT AATGTGAAGACTGTTTTTGACGCAGCTATCAAGTTGGCTCTCTATCCTCCAAAGTCCGAGAAGCAAAAGAGGAAATTGAGCATCTGCAGCGTTCtttaa
- the LOC126629125 gene encoding rac-like GTP-binding protein RAC2 isoform X1 gives MANANANARTTAAGAAAPAASTSKFIKCVTVGDGAVGKTCLLISYTSNTFPTDYVPTVFDNFSANVLLDGQTVNLGLWDTAGQEDYNRLRPLSYRGADVFLLAFSLISRPSYENISKKKWIPELRHYAPSVPIILVGTKLDLREDKQFLMDYPGAGTISTQQGEDLKKRIGAVSYIECSSKKQHNVKTVFDAAIKLALYPPKSEKQKRKLSICSVL, from the exons ATGGCTAATGCTAATGCTAATGCTAGAACAACAGCAGCAGGTGCAGCAGCTCCAGCAGCATCAACATCAAAGTTCATCAAATGTGTGACAGTTGGAGATGGTGCTGTTGGAAAGACATGCCTTCTCATCTCCTACACTAGCAACACTTTCCCTACT GATTATGTTCCAACTGTTTTTGACAACTTCAGTGCCAACGTTTTGCTTGATGGGCAGACTGTAAATTTGGGTCTCTGGGATACTGCtg GTCAAGAAGATTACAACAGATTGAGGCCTCTTAGTTACAGAGGAGCTGATGTGTTCCTTCTTGCCTTTTCCCTCATAAGTAGGCCTAGCTATGAGAACATATCAAAGAAA AAGTGGATCCCTGAGCTAAGACATTATGCCCCATCAGTGCCTATCATTCTTGTAGGGACGAAATTAG ATCTGAGGGAAGACAAACAATTCCTAATGGATTACCCCGGGGCAGGTACCATCTCTACACAACAG GGTGAAGATTTGAAGAAGCGGATAGGTGCTGTATCGTATATAGAGTGCAGCTCAAAGAAACAGCAT AATGTGAAGACTGTTTTTGACGCAGCTATCAAGTTGGCTCTCTATCCTCCAAAGTCCGAGAAGCAAAAGAGGAAATTGAGCATCTGCAGCGTTCtttaa
- the LOC126629125 gene encoding rac-like GTP-binding protein RAC2 isoform X3: MANANANARTTAAGAAAPAASTSKFIKCVTVGDGAVGKTCLLISYTSNTFPTDYVPTVFDNFSANVLLDGQTVNLGQEDYNRLRPLSYRGADVFLLAFSLISRPSYENISKKKWIPELRHYAPSVPIILVGTKLDLREDKQFLMDYPGAGTISTQQGEDLKKRIGAVSYIECSSKKQHNVKTVFDAAIKLALYPPKSEKQKRKLSICSVL; the protein is encoded by the exons ATGGCTAATGCTAATGCTAATGCTAGAACAACAGCAGCAGGTGCAGCAGCTCCAGCAGCATCAACATCAAAGTTCATCAAATGTGTGACAGTTGGAGATGGTGCTGTTGGAAAGACATGCCTTCTCATCTCCTACACTAGCAACACTTTCCCTACT GATTATGTTCCAACTGTTTTTGACAACTTCAGTGCCAACGTTTTGCTTGATGGGCAGACTGTAAATTTGG GTCAAGAAGATTACAACAGATTGAGGCCTCTTAGTTACAGAGGAGCTGATGTGTTCCTTCTTGCCTTTTCCCTCATAAGTAGGCCTAGCTATGAGAACATATCAAAGAAA AAGTGGATCCCTGAGCTAAGACATTATGCCCCATCAGTGCCTATCATTCTTGTAGGGACGAAATTAG ATCTGAGGGAAGACAAACAATTCCTAATGGATTACCCCGGGGCAGGTACCATCTCTACACAACAG GGTGAAGATTTGAAGAAGCGGATAGGTGCTGTATCGTATATAGAGTGCAGCTCAAAGAAACAGCAT AATGTGAAGACTGTTTTTGACGCAGCTATCAAGTTGGCTCTCTATCCTCCAAAGTCCGAGAAGCAAAAGAGGAAATTGAGCATCTGCAGCGTTCtttaa